From the genome of Pseudanabaena sp. FACHB-2040, one region includes:
- a CDS encoding NUDIX hydrolase — MSHQWLKWAQQLQAISQNGLTYQNHPYDVERYEQLQQIAAEIMATYTDLDMAAILDLFQREKWHATPKVDVRGAVFRDGQILLVQQRTDGFWTLPGGWADVGESPSQAVVREILEESGFETKAVKVAAVYDRDHPRHGHLPEPYHVYKLIFLCELLSGAPTESYEIQQIGFFREDEIPDLSLYRVVPSQISRLFDYYRDPNLPTDFD; from the coding sequence ATGAGCCATCAGTGGTTAAAGTGGGCACAGCAGCTTCAAGCTATCTCCCAAAACGGGCTGACTTACCAAAATCATCCTTATGACGTGGAGCGCTATGAGCAGCTACAGCAGATTGCTGCAGAAATTATGGCAACCTACACTGACTTAGATATGGCCGCCATTTTGGACCTGTTTCAAAGGGAGAAATGGCATGCTACGCCTAAGGTCGATGTTCGTGGGGCAGTCTTTAGGGATGGGCAAATTTTGCTGGTGCAGCAGCGAACAGATGGGTTTTGGACGCTGCCAGGGGGGTGGGCAGATGTGGGCGAATCTCCAAGTCAGGCGGTGGTGCGGGAAATTTTAGAAGAGTCAGGTTTTGAAACAAAAGCGGTGAAGGTTGCTGCTGTTTACGACCGGGACCACCCTCGTCACGGCCACTTACCGGAGCCGTATCACGTCTATAAGCTGATCTTTCTTTGTGAGCTCCTCAGCGGTGCTCCTACAGAGAGCTACGAGATTCAGCAGATTGGATTTTTTAGGGAAGATGAAATTCCTGATCTTTCTTTGTACCGGGTTGTGCCTAGTCAGATTTCACGGTTATTTGACTATTACCGGGATCCCAATTTACCGACAGATTTTGATTAG
- a CDS encoding septal ring lytic transglycosylase RlpA family protein, producing MTSGSLLEIQRSRFQPGAQAFIPPESLGFLAAPNYAPFFLSLPLQQSGALPFGQGIFTALPRLLEDIASWLSPEFSDELWAPSLLEQRELAMGLLPSSDTSDPREIALNSQLPLLSEDVLDWSIWNSVANVSVIKVSSKAEAESEIAFLKTGNQCLALSSTLEREIGEATATAQKPRYQIWIHDTPVGEVKSAETAYQIATKLRRLLQVESLQPSRLKPLLGNSFAAGGHDSEILFVVDQSMLLDTAANPALVASQWINNLRVAFGEAPLELVDVQMIAYGLRETNRRIQGTASWYGPYFHGRQTATGEIFNQHELTAAHPSLPFGTYLKVHNRANGRSIVVRVNDRGPYVGERSLDLSYAAAQCLGSERVGVIPYEATILKPGIPARWDSALIAGLNP from the coding sequence ATGACTAGCGGCTCTCTTCTAGAAATTCAGCGCTCACGGTTTCAACCGGGCGCACAAGCTTTTATCCCACCCGAATCACTAGGGTTTTTAGCAGCTCCTAACTACGCACCCTTTTTTCTGTCACTGCCGCTGCAGCAGTCTGGGGCGTTGCCGTTTGGGCAAGGGATTTTCACAGCCCTACCCCGACTACTAGAAGACATTGCAAGTTGGCTGAGTCCTGAGTTTTCAGATGAGCTGTGGGCACCCTCTTTGCTTGAGCAGAGAGAACTGGCGATGGGCCTATTGCCCAGTTCCGACACCTCCGATCCGCGAGAAATTGCGCTGAACTCTCAGCTGCCTCTGCTTTCGGAAGATGTGCTCGACTGGAGTATTTGGAACTCAGTGGCCAACGTCTCAGTCATCAAAGTTAGCTCTAAAGCAGAGGCTGAATCTGAAATTGCCTTTCTCAAAACAGGCAATCAGTGTTTAGCCCTCTCTTCAACGCTGGAGCGTGAAATTGGTGAAGCTACCGCGACCGCTCAAAAACCGCGCTATCAGATTTGGATCCACGACACCCCAGTAGGGGAAGTAAAGTCGGCTGAAACGGCGTACCAGATAGCCACTAAGCTCAGACGGCTGCTGCAGGTAGAAAGCCTGCAACCTTCCCGTCTCAAGCCTCTTTTAGGGAACTCTTTTGCGGCGGGTGGGCACGACAGCGAAATTTTGTTCGTGGTGGATCAGTCAATGCTGCTAGATACTGCAGCAAACCCGGCCTTAGTTGCCTCTCAGTGGATCAACAATCTGCGGGTTGCCTTTGGGGAAGCCCCATTAGAGCTTGTAGATGTGCAGATGATTGCCTATGGTCTGCGAGAAACCAACCGCCGCATTCAAGGTACGGCGTCCTGGTATGGCCCTTACTTTCATGGTCGCCAAACCGCCACAGGTGAGATCTTCAACCAGCATGAGCTGACCGCAGCACATCCGTCTCTGCCGTTTGGGACGTACCTGAAGGTGCACAACCGGGCGAACGGCAGAAGTATTGTGGTGCGGGTTAATGACCGAGGCCCTTACGTGGGAGAGCGGTCTCTGGATCTGTCCTATGCTGCTGCCCAGTGTTTGGGTAGTGAACGAGTTGGTGTTATTCCCTACGAGGCAACCATCTTGAAACCTGGGATACCCGCTCGGTGGGACAGCGCTTTAATCGCTGGGCTCAACCCGTAG
- the polA gene encoding DNA polymerase I — translation MLVDGHSLAFRSHFAFAKGPDGGLRTSTGIPTSVSYGFLKSLLDMMEVEKPQYAAVAFDLDVPTFRHQADVTYKEGRPDAPEGFVEDIRNLKQLLRDFGLKIFTAEGFEADDVIGTLATQARAQGMRVKILSGDQDLFQLVDPAGEVTILHLGSAFAKGPTNTLTKEFNSQAVQDKLGIAPEQVVDYKALCGDSSDNIPGVKGIGAKTACKLLHDYGSLDGIYAALEEIKGAVKKKLEEGKEIAYHSQFMARIVTDVPLSVPLEDCRLKGFDPEVVIPALKRLEFQRFVSRLNKLQLAFGGEVSEELNRQVTAVAAENPRAPSLTTFAGDDLDFFSAEDTDQAQAVQSVAIAPKIITTEPQLYELLDILSAQTDLDRPVSWDTETTALDPLDAKLVGIGCCWGMGPEDLAYIPVGHASGTMLPLDTVLEALRPILESADYPKALQNAKYDRLVLRVHGIHLKGVVFDTMLASYVLNPDGSHNLTDLTLRYLNMAAQSYEDLVPKGKNIADIAIEKVAHYCGGDVHVTYHLVPKLKADLVEIEGLEPLFREIELPLEPVLAEMEYHGVRIDPAYLANFSQQLEKDLASLETQAYAAAGEKFNLGSPKQLSELLFDKLKLDRRKSRKTKTGYSTDAAVLEKLQGDHPVVDLVVEHRTLSKLKSTYVDALPALIRDDSQRIHTDFNQAVTATGRLSSSNPNLQNIPIRTAFSRKIRAGFVPEPGWLLVSADYSQIELRILAHLTGEPVLVETYNNNEDVHALTARLLFEKENISSEERRMGKVINFGVIYGMGASRFAREAGVSRTDAKTFIDRYYERYPKVFEYLQQMQREAIANGFVKTIKGRRRYFNFTSNSLRDLKGQNPKEIDLERISPNGFDAGSLRAAANAPIQGSSADIIKIAMIRLHDLLQGYQTRLLLQVHDELVFEVPPEEWDDLRTQIASTMESAVDLKVPLKVEAHAGPNWMEAK, via the coding sequence ATGCTTGTGGATGGTCATTCTCTGGCCTTTCGGTCGCACTTTGCCTTTGCCAAGGGACCTGATGGTGGGCTACGGACTTCTACCGGCATTCCGACCAGTGTTAGCTACGGCTTTCTTAAGTCGCTGTTGGACATGATGGAGGTGGAAAAGCCTCAGTACGCTGCGGTGGCTTTTGACCTGGATGTGCCTACATTTCGGCATCAGGCTGATGTGACCTACAAAGAGGGCCGACCGGATGCGCCAGAGGGCTTTGTAGAGGATATTCGTAATCTGAAGCAGCTGCTGCGGGACTTTGGCCTCAAAATTTTCACAGCTGAGGGGTTTGAAGCCGATGATGTGATTGGTACCTTAGCAACCCAGGCTCGGGCTCAAGGGATGCGGGTGAAGATCCTCAGCGGTGATCAGGATCTGTTTCAGCTAGTTGACCCAGCTGGAGAGGTAACGATCCTGCATTTGGGCAGCGCCTTTGCTAAAGGGCCAACTAACACCTTGACTAAGGAATTTAATTCCCAGGCGGTTCAGGACAAGTTGGGCATTGCTCCAGAGCAGGTGGTGGACTACAAGGCTCTGTGCGGCGACTCCTCGGACAATATTCCTGGAGTGAAGGGCATTGGGGCAAAGACGGCTTGCAAGCTGCTGCACGACTACGGTTCTCTTGACGGGATCTACGCTGCCCTCGAGGAGATTAAGGGCGCAGTGAAGAAAAAGCTGGAGGAAGGTAAGGAGATTGCTTACCATTCCCAGTTCATGGCCCGGATTGTGACGGATGTGCCGCTGTCAGTACCGCTAGAAGACTGCAGGCTCAAGGGCTTTGATCCGGAGGTGGTCATTCCGGCCCTGAAGCGGTTGGAATTTCAAAGGTTTGTCAGTCGCTTGAACAAGCTGCAGCTAGCCTTTGGGGGGGAAGTATCGGAAGAGCTCAATCGGCAGGTCACAGCGGTAGCGGCTGAAAATCCCAGAGCCCCAAGCCTAACCACTTTTGCGGGGGATGATCTGGATTTCTTTTCGGCGGAGGACACTGATCAGGCTCAGGCGGTGCAGTCGGTTGCGATCGCACCCAAAATCATCACGACAGAACCCCAACTCTACGAACTGCTAGACATTCTCTCGGCCCAAACTGACCTAGATCGACCTGTTTCTTGGGATACCGAAACTACTGCCTTAGACCCTCTAGACGCCAAGCTGGTCGGTATCGGCTGCTGTTGGGGCATGGGGCCTGAGGACCTAGCCTACATTCCAGTCGGTCATGCTTCGGGCACCATGCTGCCGCTAGACACTGTTTTAGAAGCTCTGCGTCCCATCTTAGAGAGCGCAGATTATCCCAAAGCGCTGCAAAATGCCAAGTACGATCGGCTGGTGCTGAGGGTTCATGGCATTCATCTCAAAGGCGTGGTCTTTGATACGATGCTGGCTAGCTACGTGCTCAACCCTGACGGCAGCCACAACCTGACCGATTTGACTTTGCGCTACCTCAATATGGCGGCCCAGTCCTACGAAGACCTGGTGCCCAAAGGCAAAAACATTGCCGATATTGCGATTGAAAAGGTTGCTCACTACTGCGGTGGCGATGTTCACGTTACCTATCATCTGGTGCCCAAGCTCAAAGCAGACTTGGTCGAAATTGAAGGGTTGGAGCCACTTTTTCGGGAGATTGAGCTGCCGCTAGAGCCGGTGCTGGCAGAGATGGAGTACCACGGAGTCCGGATTGATCCGGCTTATCTGGCGAATTTTTCCCAGCAGTTAGAAAAAGATCTGGCTAGCCTTGAGACTCAGGCCTACGCTGCCGCAGGCGAGAAATTTAACCTAGGCTCACCCAAGCAGCTCAGTGAACTGCTGTTTGACAAGCTCAAGCTAGACCGGCGCAAGTCTCGCAAGACCAAGACCGGCTACTCCACAGATGCCGCAGTGCTAGAGAAGCTCCAGGGCGATCACCCAGTCGTAGATCTGGTCGTGGAGCACCGCACCTTATCCAAGCTCAAATCGACCTATGTTGATGCCCTGCCCGCTCTAATACGAGATGACTCCCAGCGCATTCACACCGACTTTAACCAGGCGGTTACGGCGACCGGGCGGCTGTCTTCCTCCAATCCCAACCTGCAGAATATTCCTATTCGCACAGCCTTTAGCCGCAAGATCCGGGCCGGTTTTGTACCCGAACCAGGCTGGCTGCTGGTTTCTGCTGACTATTCTCAGATTGAGCTGCGGATTTTGGCCCACCTGACGGGGGAGCCGGTGCTGGTTGAAACTTACAACAACAACGAAGATGTCCACGCCCTAACGGCTCGCCTCTTGTTCGAGAAGGAGAATATTTCATCAGAAGAACGCCGTATGGGTAAGGTAATCAACTTCGGCGTGATCTATGGCATGGGCGCGTCTCGGTTCGCCCGAGAAGCTGGGGTCAGCCGCACCGATGCCAAGACCTTTATCGATCGCTACTACGAGCGCTATCCCAAAGTATTTGAGTATTTGCAGCAGATGCAGCGAGAAGCGATCGCAAATGGCTTCGTCAAAACTATCAAAGGCCGCCGCCGCTACTTCAACTTCACCAGTAATTCCCTGCGCGATCTGAAGGGCCAAAATCCCAAAGAGATTGACCTCGAGCGAATCAGTCCCAACGGTTTCGATGCGGGATCTTTACGAGCAGCGGCGAATGCTCCCATTCAAGGATCTAGTGCCGACATTATCAAGATTGCCATGATTCGGCTGCATGATTTGTTGCAGGGCTACCAAACCCGTCTGCTGCTGCAGGTGCACGACGAACTGGTATTTGAAGTGCCCCCCGAGGAATGGGACGATCTGCGAACCCAGATTGCCTCGACGATGGAGTCAGCAGTTGACCTAAAGGTGCCACTGAAGGTGGAAGCCCACGCTGGGCCAAACTGGATGGAAGCGAAATAG
- a CDS encoding SufE family protein has product MPAPRPASIDKLVDRFQRVSDPKRRYEQLLWFAKKLERFPEAEKTPENKVPGCVSQVYVIASLEDGKIHYQGDSDAQITKGLVALLIQGLSGLTPSEIISLSPDFIKDTQLDVSLTPSRANGFYNIFKAMQKKATAFLSESPSQLSAADSES; this is encoded by the coding sequence ATGCCTGCGCCCCGTCCTGCATCTATTGATAAGCTAGTCGATCGCTTTCAGCGGGTCTCCGACCCTAAACGTCGATACGAACAGCTCCTCTGGTTTGCCAAAAAGTTAGAAAGATTTCCTGAAGCCGAAAAAACGCCTGAAAACAAAGTGCCAGGTTGTGTGTCCCAAGTCTATGTAATTGCCAGTCTAGAAGATGGCAAAATTCACTATCAAGGCGACTCCGACGCTCAGATTACCAAGGGTTTAGTTGCCCTGCTCATTCAGGGGCTAAGCGGGCTCACCCCAAGCGAAATTATCAGCCTCTCCCCCGATTTCATTAAAGATACTCAGCTAGACGTCAGCCTCACCCCCTCACGCGCCAACGGCTTCTACAACATCTTTAAAGCCATGCAGAAGAAAGCAACGGCTTTTCTGAGTGAGTCTCCATCCCAACTGTCCGCTGCTGATTCTGAGTCATAG
- a CDS encoding NFACT RNA binding domain-containing protein, whose protein sequence is MQPVDFTTLAAVCCDLRKHWIPARCEQVYQRDRNTLCLALRTLDKRGWLTLSWHPQAARIHMGEAPPRTPDTFTLSQQLKHQINGLALVSIETIAPWERALDFQFARRPGDEPEWHLYMEVMGKYSNLFLTNARNQIVTVAHQVSEQQSSVRPVATGDAYERPPAIAGPLPSLKESQERWQERVSLIPGPLQKMLLKSYGGLSTALVRSLLVAAHLDPDASTTSLSQAEWNRLFALWQTWLTRLEADQFEPGWTETGYTVMGWGATAAADDVQTLLNDYYTHELNLQVFGQVSNQLNQRLRNLLKKLRQKEATFQTRLDQSDQADHYRQQADLLMAYSYQWQPGMQAMALEDFDTGEPVSIPLDPEKNAVQNAQALYKKHQKLKRARDAVEPLIAEVRSEIAYLEQVEAALTQIPQYEKAVDLDAIADIREELIQQGYLEAPDYRPAARQTDDSSFYRVRTPSDLEVLVGRNNRQNDLLISRVAGDYDLWFHTQEIPGSHVLLRLDAGQAVSDEDLQYVADLAAFYSRARQADQVSVIYTQPRHVYKPKGARPGMVIYKHETVLWGQPQRIQVQQDLQSSREPASV, encoded by the coding sequence GTGCAACCAGTCGACTTCACTACTCTGGCCGCAGTCTGTTGTGACTTGCGCAAACATTGGATACCGGCTCGGTGTGAGCAGGTATACCAACGAGATCGCAACACCCTCTGCCTAGCGCTAAGAACTTTGGACAAACGGGGTTGGCTAACCCTTTCTTGGCACCCCCAGGCCGCTCGAATTCACATGGGAGAAGCGCCGCCGCGCACGCCCGATACTTTCACGCTCAGCCAACAGTTGAAGCATCAAATTAATGGCTTGGCTTTAGTGTCGATTGAGACAATTGCACCGTGGGAGCGAGCTCTGGATTTTCAGTTTGCCCGCCGCCCTGGGGATGAGCCGGAGTGGCATTTGTACATGGAGGTGATGGGCAAGTACAGCAATTTGTTTCTCACCAACGCGCGTAACCAGATTGTGACAGTGGCTCACCAAGTGAGCGAACAGCAGTCGAGCGTGCGCCCTGTCGCGACAGGAGATGCTTACGAGCGGCCTCCCGCCATCGCTGGCCCGTTGCCTAGCCTAAAGGAATCTCAGGAACGCTGGCAGGAGCGGGTTAGCCTGATTCCTGGGCCGCTGCAGAAAATGCTGCTGAAGTCGTATGGCGGATTGAGCACTGCCCTAGTGCGATCGCTCCTGGTAGCAGCTCACCTAGATCCAGATGCGTCCACCACATCGCTGTCTCAAGCTGAGTGGAACCGGCTCTTTGCCCTTTGGCAGACGTGGTTGACCCGGCTAGAGGCAGATCAGTTTGAGCCCGGCTGGACGGAGACTGGCTATACGGTGATGGGCTGGGGCGCGACGGCAGCAGCGGATGATGTACAGACCCTGCTGAACGACTACTACACGCATGAACTGAACCTGCAGGTTTTTGGTCAGGTCTCGAATCAGCTCAACCAAAGACTGCGTAACCTGCTGAAAAAGCTGCGACAAAAAGAGGCTACCTTTCAGACACGTCTAGACCAGTCCGATCAGGCAGACCACTACCGGCAACAAGCAGATTTGCTGATGGCCTACTCTTATCAGTGGCAGCCAGGCATGCAGGCAATGGCGCTGGAGGATTTTGATACTGGCGAACCCGTCAGTATTCCCTTGGACCCAGAAAAGAATGCGGTGCAAAACGCCCAGGCGCTCTACAAAAAACACCAGAAGCTCAAGCGAGCGCGAGATGCAGTAGAACCCTTGATTGCCGAAGTTCGCTCTGAGATTGCTTACTTAGAGCAGGTGGAGGCGGCCCTAACCCAAATTCCGCAATACGAGAAAGCGGTAGATTTGGATGCGATCGCAGATATTCGTGAAGAACTGATTCAACAGGGCTATCTCGAAGCCCCTGACTACCGGCCCGCAGCGCGTCAAACCGACGACAGCAGTTTCTATCGCGTGCGTACGCCCAGTGATTTGGAGGTGCTGGTGGGCCGCAACAACCGCCAAAACGACCTGCTAATCTCTCGGGTGGCAGGCGACTATGACCTCTGGTTTCACACTCAGGAAATTCCAGGGAGCCATGTGCTGCTGCGGCTGGATGCAGGCCAAGCCGTGAGCGACGAGGACTTGCAGTATGTGGCCGATTTGGCCGCCTTTTACAGCCGGGCTCGACAGGCCGATCAGGTCTCCGTCATCTATACTCAACCCCGGCATGTCTATAAGCCCAAAGGAGCCCGACCTGGCATGGTGATTTACAAGCATGAGACTGTGCTTTGGGGCCAGCCGCAGCGAATTCAGGTTCAGCAAGATCTGCAAAGCAGTCGTGAACCCGCTTCCGTGTAA
- a CDS encoding DUF370 domain-containing protein, whose protein sequence is MDIKLINIGFGNIVSANRVIAIVSPESAPIKRIISDARERGQLVDATYGRRTRAVIITDSGHVILSAIQPETVAHRFVSNKEVDAKV, encoded by the coding sequence ATGGACATTAAGCTAATCAACATTGGCTTTGGCAACATCGTTTCAGCGAACCGGGTGATTGCCATCGTCAGCCCGGAATCTGCTCCTATTAAACGCATCATCTCCGATGCTCGCGAACGAGGACAGCTGGTAGACGCAACCTATGGTCGCCGCACCCGTGCCGTCATTATTACTGACTCTGGCCACGTCATTTTGTCTGCCATTCAGCCTGAAACGGTCGCCCACCGATTCGTTTCTAATAAAGAAGTCGATGCCAAAGTCTAA
- a CDS encoding Zn-dependent hydrolase, producing the protein MAATLTKLAINGDRLNERIARLAKIGRTASGSIRRLAFTPEDLQARYQVQQWMVAAGMTVRADAAGNLIGRYEGTLGQVPALATGSHIDTVPSGGCFDGVLGVLAGIEVVETLQQNQVRLQHPIEVIVFTDEENTMIGCQAIAGTLDLSDPKQFKTTVDVPIEDCLERIGGNWDELKTARRSRMDMAAFVELHVEQGAVLERQRSNVGVVQGVVGIRRLAITLLGEANHAGTTPMDMRQDALVAAAEIVLAVRALAERMPGEPVATVGRLEVLPNAVNIVPGRVTLSVDMRDLSKDCLDQMVAQLDQEVRAIASAHRVQAETASLLWVEPSPSASSIQSTIEEVCRDLGLSCCCLPSRAGHDALEMGRITDMGMIFVPSQAGISHSEAEYTSPEQCAQGANVLLHTLLKLDSVYPV; encoded by the coding sequence ATGGCGGCAACCCTGACAAAGTTAGCCATCAATGGGGATCGCTTGAATGAACGCATTGCTCGCCTTGCAAAAATTGGGCGAACTGCCTCTGGAAGTATTCGACGGTTGGCGTTTACCCCTGAGGATTTGCAGGCGCGCTATCAGGTGCAGCAGTGGATGGTAGCAGCTGGCATGACTGTGCGGGCAGACGCTGCAGGTAACTTGATTGGTCGCTATGAAGGGACGCTAGGCCAAGTACCTGCATTGGCGACGGGTTCTCATATTGATACTGTTCCCTCTGGCGGCTGTTTTGACGGGGTACTAGGAGTGTTAGCTGGCATTGAAGTGGTAGAAACGCTGCAGCAGAATCAGGTGCGGCTGCAGCATCCTATTGAGGTGATTGTGTTCACGGATGAGGAGAACACGATGATCGGCTGTCAGGCGATCGCTGGAACCCTTGATTTGAGCGACCCAAAACAGTTTAAAACGACGGTAGATGTGCCTATTGAAGACTGTTTGGAGCGGATTGGAGGAAATTGGGATGAGCTGAAGACGGCTCGCCGCTCCCGGATGGATATGGCTGCTTTTGTTGAACTGCACGTGGAGCAGGGGGCTGTGCTGGAGCGTCAACGGAGCAATGTTGGGGTGGTACAGGGGGTGGTAGGGATTCGCCGCCTGGCAATTACGCTTTTGGGTGAAGCTAACCACGCGGGTACGACGCCGATGGATATGCGTCAGGATGCTTTGGTGGCGGCGGCAGAGATTGTGTTGGCGGTTCGGGCGCTGGCAGAGCGAATGCCGGGTGAACCGGTGGCGACTGTGGGTCGCCTGGAGGTACTGCCTAATGCGGTTAATATCGTGCCGGGGCGGGTAACTCTATCAGTAGATATGCGGGACTTGTCGAAGGACTGTTTGGACCAGATGGTTGCTCAGTTGGATCAGGAGGTAAGGGCGATCGCATCTGCTCATCGTGTTCAGGCTGAAACGGCTTCTTTGCTGTGGGTTGAGCCTTCCCCGTCGGCCTCCAGTATTCAGTCGACGATCGAGGAGGTTTGTCGAGATTTAGGCCTGAGCTGCTGCTGTTTGCCGAGCAGAGCCGGACATGATGCTTTGGAGATGGGGCGCATTACTGACATGGGCATGATTTTTGTGCCTAGCCAGGCTGGTATCAGTCATTCTGAGGCGGAGTATACTTCGCCGGAGCAGTGTGCTCAAGGTGCTAATGTTTTGCTGCATACCTTGCTTAAGCTAGACAGTGTCTATCCGGTTTAG
- a CDS encoding M28 family peptidase has protein sequence MFDALQARLTEHLQQLVRDRNPYFASEGHFYAQQYIREVLSEFGPVEAQVFTVRNQSHNNWVLNIPGRHNSRPPIVVGAHYDTVPGSPGADDNASGLAVLLELARHFSAHAPRSPLHLVAFDLEEYGLVGSRAYAASLKQQGTRLRLMLSLEMLGYCNPLPGSQKYPAKFLEAIYPNRGDFIALIGPWQIVPDLMRLQRSFRKAGAPCQWLPMIRQGKILPDTRRSDHAPFWDLGYPAVMVTDTADLRSPHYHQSSDRIETLDLDFLTRVCQGLILSLERL, from the coding sequence ATGTTTGACGCCCTCCAAGCCCGACTGACTGAGCACCTGCAGCAGCTAGTGCGCGATCGCAACCCCTATTTCGCTAGCGAGGGCCACTTCTATGCCCAGCAGTACATCCGCGAAGTCCTGTCTGAGTTTGGCCCGGTTGAGGCTCAGGTCTTCACTGTGCGAAATCAGTCCCACAACAATTGGGTACTCAATATTCCTGGCCGCCACAACAGCCGTCCCCCAATCGTCGTTGGTGCCCACTACGACACGGTGCCCGGTTCCCCTGGTGCCGACGACAATGCCAGCGGGCTAGCCGTTTTATTAGAACTGGCTCGCCACTTCTCAGCCCATGCACCCCGGTCTCCCCTACATCTAGTCGCCTTTGATCTGGAAGAGTATGGACTGGTCGGAAGCCGGGCCTATGCTGCCAGCCTAAAGCAGCAGGGCACTCGCCTGCGGCTGATGCTCTCGCTGGAAATGCTGGGCTACTGCAACCCTCTTCCCGGCAGCCAAAAGTACCCAGCAAAGTTTCTAGAAGCTATCTACCCCAACCGGGGCGACTTTATTGCCTTAATTGGCCCTTGGCAGATAGTGCCCGACCTAATGCGGCTACAGCGCTCTTTTCGCAAAGCAGGAGCACCGTGTCAATGGCTGCCGATGATTCGCCAAGGCAAAATTTTGCCCGATACTCGCCGCAGCGACCATGCCCCCTTTTGGGATTTGGGCTACCCAGCAGTAATGGTGACCGACACAGCAGATCTGAGAAGCCCGCACTACCACCAGAGTAGCGATCGCATCGAAACCCTCGACCTAGACTTCCTCACCCGCGTCTGCCAAGGGCTAATCCTGAGCCTAGAGCGCCTATAA